The proteins below come from a single Acaryochloris sp. CCMEE 5410 genomic window:
- the rpe gene encoding ribulose-phosphate 3-epimerase, producing the protein MTLSSSPKSTVISPSILSADFSRLGEEVRAVDQAGADWIHVDVMDGRFVPNITIGPLIVDALRPVTEKPLDVHLMIVEPERYVADFAKAGADIISVHAEASATTHLHRALGQIKELGKMAGVVLNPGTSLEQIDYVLELCDLVLIMSVNPGFGGQSFIPGVLPKIRQLRQMCDERGLDPWIEVDGGLKANNTWQVLEAGANAIVAGSAVFKADDYAETIKAIRNSKRPEPELVTA; encoded by the coding sequence ATGACTCTATCTTCTTCACCCAAATCGACCGTCATCTCTCCGTCTATCTTATCTGCGGATTTTAGCCGCTTAGGTGAGGAAGTTCGAGCCGTCGATCAAGCAGGGGCAGACTGGATTCATGTGGATGTGATGGATGGTCGTTTTGTTCCGAATATCACTATTGGTCCCTTGATTGTGGATGCCCTCCGGCCCGTTACTGAGAAGCCTTTGGATGTTCACTTGATGATTGTGGAGCCAGAGCGATATGTTGCCGATTTTGCGAAAGCAGGGGCAGACATTATTTCCGTTCATGCCGAAGCTAGTGCCACAACCCACCTTCATCGCGCCTTAGGCCAAATTAAAGAGCTAGGTAAAATGGCAGGAGTGGTTTTGAATCCCGGCACGTCTCTAGAACAGATTGATTACGTTTTAGAACTCTGCGATCTGGTTTTGATTATGAGTGTTAACCCCGGCTTTGGGGGACAAAGTTTTATCCCAGGAGTCCTACCCAAAATCCGTCAGCTTCGCCAAATGTGTGATGAGCGCGGTCTAGATCCTTGGATTGAAGTGGATGGTGGTCTCAAAGCGAACAATACTTGGCAAGTACTTGAAGCCGGAGCAAATGCTATTGTGGCTGGTTCAGCGGTGTTCAAAGCAGATGACTATGCTGAAACTATCAAAGCCATTCGTAACAGCAAACGTCCTGAACCCGAATTAGTCACAGCCTAA
- a CDS encoding mechanosensitive ion channel family protein, with translation MTSSLLQQSWFLWSCGLMVGFPCLMLVLNESIVYSQKQGKPLVQTLRILRNLVLPIFVGFIVLTKIVGLDPEQTAIRLIQTSLWVSLIHAALSFVNVLLFVEAGGHTWQAQVPKLLRDLTRFFLILIGTAFVLSLVWKTDLGGLLTALGVSSIVIGLALQDTLGNLFSGIALLFGRPFVIGDWLKFGDTVGKVIEINWRAVHLITRNKEMLIVPNSVLAKEVFYNYRRPQSLHGEPMELGFSYDDPPNKVKQVIRQAALETPGVLSDPEPIIQTSAYGDSSINYYVRLYLREYDRVPEIRDAFMTRVWYAAQRHGLTIPFPIRTLIHERPPKPDLNGGTNRIITELRSLPCFITTHAEVLEQLVTNADFKSFGKGERIIYQGQEEVNLHFLLTGQVQMNVLSQTNHDQEVLRLSKGDFFGATALLSREPSSNSVVALSDVDVMILEIEAMQVLIERTPQLAREMDEIIEARRKAIQIAHQTYA, from the coding sequence ATGACTTCTTCTCTTCTTCAGCAATCCTGGTTCCTCTGGAGTTGCGGCTTGATGGTTGGGTTCCCCTGCCTGATGTTGGTTTTAAATGAATCCATTGTCTATTCCCAGAAACAGGGGAAACCACTTGTCCAGACTCTGAGAATCTTGCGAAATTTGGTGTTACCAATTTTTGTGGGGTTTATTGTCTTGACTAAAATTGTCGGCTTAGATCCTGAACAAACGGCCATTCGCTTGATTCAGACATCTTTGTGGGTGTCCTTAATCCATGCGGCATTGTCCTTTGTAAATGTTTTGCTGTTTGTGGAGGCAGGGGGCCATACTTGGCAAGCTCAGGTGCCTAAACTCTTGAGAGATTTAACTCGATTTTTCTTGATATTAATCGGGACGGCTTTTGTTCTTTCTTTGGTCTGGAAAACGGATTTAGGGGGCCTCCTCACGGCCTTAGGGGTTAGCTCTATTGTCATTGGTTTGGCCCTACAAGATACCCTTGGCAACTTGTTTTCAGGGATTGCCCTGTTGTTTGGTCGCCCCTTTGTGATTGGCGATTGGCTCAAGTTTGGGGACACAGTCGGCAAGGTGATTGAGATTAACTGGCGGGCTGTCCATTTGATTACCCGCAATAAAGAAATGCTGATTGTGCCCAACTCTGTGTTGGCCAAGGAAGTGTTCTATAACTATCGACGCCCCCAATCGTTGCATGGAGAACCGATGGAATTGGGGTTTTCCTACGATGACCCCCCCAATAAGGTTAAGCAGGTGATCCGGCAAGCGGCTCTAGAAACACCAGGGGTTTTATCGGATCCAGAACCGATTATCCAAACCAGTGCCTATGGGGATTCATCCATTAATTACTATGTCCGTTTATATTTACGAGAATATGATCGGGTACCCGAGATCCGCGATGCATTTATGACTCGGGTTTGGTATGCTGCCCAACGCCATGGCTTAACGATTCCATTTCCCATCCGCACTCTGATTCATGAACGCCCCCCCAAGCCTGATTTAAATGGCGGTACGAATCGGATTATTACGGAGTTGCGATCGCTACCCTGTTTCATCACGACCCATGCAGAAGTCTTGGAGCAACTGGTGACCAATGCAGATTTTAAATCCTTTGGCAAAGGCGAACGTATTATCTATCAAGGACAGGAAGAGGTAAATCTGCACTTTCTGTTGACCGGGCAGGTCCAGATGAACGTCCTGAGCCAAACCAACCATGACCAAGAAGTGCTGAGATTATCCAAAGGAGATTTTTTTGGGGCCACAGCTTTGCTCTCCAGAGAACCGAGTTCTAACTCCGTTGTTGCCCTAAGCGATGTGGATGTCATGATTTTAGAAATCGAAGCCATGCAGGTTTTGATTGAACGCACCCCCCAACTGGCAAGAGAGATGGATGAAATCATCGAAGCCCGACGCAAAGCGATTCAAATTGCCCACCAGACCTATGCTTAA